From Gaiellales bacterium, the proteins below share one genomic window:
- a CDS encoding pseudouridine-5'-phosphate glycosidase yields MTRGFTGLLTLAPEVERALIRSQPVVALETSIVAHGLPHPYGLQAALRCEQRVREAGGVPATIAVLDGSVRVGLEESELELLGTADRVRKVAPRDLGTAVVSGEPGATTVAGTLAVCRIAGIHFMATGGIGGVHRGWQESRDVSADLYEIAFAAVCVVCSGVKSLLDVGSTLEELETRGIPVVGYGTDRFPLFYERESEHGLPDRVEDAATVAALAATHWGFARTSGVIVAQPVAEEAALRADEIRPAIERALADAAAHGVRGADVTPFVLGRVHELTNGRSLEANVRLVEDNAALAAEIAAAYYAE; encoded by the coding sequence GTGACCCGGGGCTTCACCGGGCTGCTCACGCTCGCGCCCGAGGTGGAGCGAGCGCTGATCAGGTCGCAGCCGGTCGTCGCCCTCGAGACTTCGATCGTCGCCCACGGGCTGCCGCACCCGTACGGGCTGCAGGCGGCACTCCGCTGCGAGCAGCGCGTCCGTGAGGCGGGCGGCGTGCCGGCCACGATCGCAGTGCTGGACGGGAGCGTGCGCGTCGGCCTGGAGGAGTCGGAGCTCGAGCTGCTCGGTACCGCCGACCGGGTGCGGAAAGTCGCACCGCGCGACCTGGGGACGGCCGTCGTCTCGGGCGAGCCCGGTGCGACGACCGTCGCCGGCACGCTGGCCGTGTGCCGGATCGCCGGCATCCATTTCATGGCCACCGGGGGCATCGGCGGCGTCCACCGCGGGTGGCAGGAGTCGCGCGACGTCTCTGCCGATCTGTACGAGATCGCGTTCGCCGCGGTCTGCGTCGTCTGCTCGGGCGTGAAGTCCCTGCTCGACGTCGGGTCGACGCTCGAGGAGCTGGAAACCCGCGGCATCCCGGTCGTCGGCTACGGCACCGACCGCTTCCCGCTCTTCTACGAGCGGGAGAGCGAGCACGGGCTGCCCGATCGGGTGGAGGACGCGGCGACGGTGGCCGCGCTCGCGGCGACGCACTGGGGATTCGCGCGGACGTCCGGGGTGATCGTCGCCCAGCCGGTGGCGGAGGAGGCCGCACTTCGAGCCGACGAGATCCGGCCGGCGATCGAGCGGGCGCTGGCCGATGCCGCCGCACACGGCGTGCGCGGCGCCGACGTGACCCCGTTCGTGCTCGGCCGCGTCCACGAACTGACGAACGGCCGCAGCCTCGAGGCGAACGTGCGCCTGGTCGAGGACAACGCCGCGCTGGCGGCCGAGATCGCCGCCGCCTACTACGCGGAGTAG
- a CDS encoding FAD-binding oxidoreductase — MSTVVIEEFAPLRQRVAGDVVTPGDASWDQARAAWNLAADQRPAAVVIARSADDIVEVVRFARQNGYAVSGQGTGHAAAALALRLESTILIKTHEMRGVEIDPKARIARVEAGALWMDVTVPAQEHGLAALAGSSPDVGVVGYTLGGGLSWLSRTHGVAANSVTAIEVVTADGELVRADAANEPALFWALRGGGGSFGIVTAIEFALYPQPQVYAGTLFFPIERAREVLHAWRELVPTMPEAMTTVGRLLMLPPLEEIPEPVRGRSFVIVEAIYLGDETEGSRLLEPLRRLQPEMDTTGTIPVAALSALHMDPEHPVPGAGDGMLLTDVPAEAVDAIADLAESGAVSALLSVELRQLGGAIGRRAPGGGVVGHFDAGFAMFAVGIAPFPEAKQAVHQAVDAVFAALGDWRAASGYINFVERETDLGTLYPPAALQRLRELKRWYDPTDMIRSNHPIAPAE; from the coding sequence ATGAGCACAGTAGTGATCGAAGAGTTCGCGCCCCTTCGCCAGCGAGTCGCCGGGGATGTTGTCACTCCAGGTGACGCAAGCTGGGACCAGGCACGCGCCGCGTGGAACCTCGCCGCCGACCAGCGGCCGGCCGCCGTCGTGATCGCACGGTCGGCCGACGACATCGTTGAGGTCGTCCGGTTCGCCCGCCAGAACGGCTACGCCGTCTCGGGCCAGGGCACCGGGCACGCGGCCGCGGCGCTGGCCTTGCGGCTCGAGAGCACGATCCTGATCAAGACGCACGAGATGCGCGGCGTGGAGATCGACCCGAAGGCGCGTATCGCCCGGGTCGAGGCGGGCGCTCTCTGGATGGATGTCACCGTTCCGGCGCAGGAGCATGGGCTGGCGGCGCTCGCCGGCTCGTCCCCCGACGTGGGCGTGGTCGGCTACACGCTCGGCGGCGGCCTCAGCTGGCTCAGCCGCACCCACGGGGTCGCGGCCAACAGCGTGACCGCCATCGAGGTCGTCACCGCCGACGGCGAGCTCGTCCGCGCCGACGCGGCGAACGAGCCGGCGCTGTTCTGGGCGCTGCGTGGCGGCGGCGGAAGCTTCGGCATCGTCACCGCGATCGAGTTTGCCCTCTATCCGCAGCCGCAGGTCTACGCCGGGACCCTGTTCTTCCCGATCGAGCGTGCCCGCGAGGTGCTGCACGCGTGGCGCGAGCTCGTCCCGACCATGCCGGAGGCGATGACGACGGTCGGCCGCCTGCTGATGCTGCCGCCGCTCGAGGAGATCCCCGAGCCGGTGCGCGGGCGGAGCTTCGTGATCGTCGAGGCGATCTACCTCGGCGACGAGACGGAGGGAAGCCGGCTGCTCGAGCCGCTCCGCCGCCTGCAGCCGGAGATGGACACGACCGGGACGATTCCCGTGGCGGCACTGTCGGCGCTCCACATGGATCCCGAGCACCCGGTGCCGGGCGCCGGTGACGGCATGCTCCTGACGGACGTGCCGGCCGAGGCGGTCGACGCGATCGCCGACCTCGCCGAGAGCGGTGCCGTGTCCGCCCTCCTGTCGGTGGAGCTGCGGCAGCTGGGCGGCGCGATCGGCCGGCGAGCACCGGGAGGCGGCGTGGTGGGGCACTTCGACGCCGGGTTCGCGATGTTCGCGGTCGGGATCGCTCCCTTCCCCGAGGCGAAGCAGGCCGTCCACCAGGCCGTGGACGCGGTGTTCGCGGCGCTCGGCGACTGGCGAGCGGCGAGCGGGTACATCAACTTCGTCGAGCGCGAGACCGACCTGGGGACGCTGTATCCCCCGGCCGCGCTGCAGCGCCTGCGCGAGCTGAAGCGGTGGTACGACCCGACGGACATGATCCGCTCGAACCACCCGATCGCCCCGGCCGAATAG
- a CDS encoding PfkB family carbohydrate kinase, whose product MADPLIVTLGDVLAMVLVTPPADVMPESSTAVRTRLIVGGQAAVCACWAVETGAQARAVSARAYDRLGDLVEAELADRGVELQGPGVEGVTGLATVVRTHGARRTALTDRGVCPTLSREALRPEWFEDADVLHVSGYALLEEPSASAAEGAVEIARAAGAKISIDLACADIVSPLVHERITRLEPDVALATAAQAEAIGGIDDLADTSVISDHGGIPPIDPMGVADAFAAGFLAAITAGAEPDDAVALGRQMADRAAGVEGPLP is encoded by the coding sequence ATGGCCGACCCGCTGATCGTCACGCTCGGCGACGTGCTCGCAATGGTGCTCGTCACGCCGCCCGCAGACGTCATGCCGGAGTCGTCGACCGCCGTCCGGACGCGCCTGATCGTCGGCGGACAGGCGGCGGTCTGCGCCTGCTGGGCGGTGGAAACGGGGGCGCAGGCGCGCGCGGTCTCGGCACGGGCATACGACCGGCTCGGCGATCTCGTCGAGGCGGAGCTCGCCGACCGCGGCGTCGAGCTGCAGGGCCCGGGCGTGGAGGGTGTGACCGGCCTGGCAACCGTCGTCCGGACGCATGGCGCCCGGCGGACTGCGCTCACCGATCGCGGGGTGTGCCCGACGCTGAGCCGGGAGGCGCTGCGGCCGGAATGGTTCGAGGATGCAGACGTCCTCCACGTCAGCGGCTACGCGCTGCTCGAGGAGCCGTCGGCGAGCGCGGCGGAAGGCGCGGTCGAGATCGCGCGGGCGGCGGGCGCGAAGATCTCGATCGACCTCGCCTGCGCGGATATCGTCTCGCCGCTGGTGCACGAGCGCATCACGCGACTCGAGCCGGATGTGGCCCTTGCAACCGCGGCTCAGGCCGAGGCGATCGGCGGCATCGACGACCTCGCCGACACTTCCGTCATCAGCGACCATGGCGGGATCCCGCCGATCGATCCGATGGGCGTCGCGGACGCCTTCGCCGCGGGGTTCCTGGCGGCGATCACCGCCGGTGCGGAGCCCGACGACGCCGTAGCTCTGGGCCGGCAGATGGCCGACCGGGCGGCGGGCGTCGAAGGCCCGCTGCCGTGA
- a CDS encoding B-box zinc finger protein, with product MSTAAGTDLPTGFRQCANHPKVETAVSCADCGKPICPDCMVQAAVGIKCRDCARLPRSARVSLKPRTAARAAGAAVAVGTGFGVLLSFAGGIGLGFGLFIIAYVVGLVTGKAVLSAAGRYRAPATAWIAVAGSVWAYVLPAAVIALVDGGVAPVGVQGLGALIAAYAAHREIMG from the coding sequence GTGTCAACCGCCGCAGGGACCGACCTTCCCACCGGCTTCCGTCAGTGCGCGAACCATCCAAAGGTCGAGACCGCGGTCTCGTGCGCGGACTGCGGGAAGCCGATCTGCCCCGACTGCATGGTGCAAGCCGCCGTGGGCATCAAGTGCCGTGACTGCGCGCGCCTGCCGCGCTCCGCGCGAGTCTCCCTGAAGCCGCGCACCGCAGCACGCGCGGCCGGTGCGGCCGTGGCGGTCGGCACCGGCTTCGGAGTGCTGCTGTCGTTCGCCGGCGGCATCGGGCTCGGCTTCGGGTTGTTCATCATCGCGTACGTCGTCGGCCTCGTGACGGGGAAAGCGGTGCTCTCGGCTGCCGGCCGCTACCGGGCGCCTGCAACCGCGTGGATCGCCGTGGCGGGTTCGGTCTGGGCGTACGTGCTGCCGGCGGCCGTGATCGCGCTGGTCGACGGCGGCGTGGCGCCGGTCGGCGTCCAGGGGTTGGGCGCGCTGATCGCCGCGTACGCGGCGCACCGGGAGATCATGGGATGA